A genomic window from Desulfovibrio legallii includes:
- a CDS encoding CdaR family protein: MKSSDPSRRPPHLLSFLLSVLIAVGMWYMVSVRDRLEAQFEVNLDYYGIPANLVITDGLITKATVRLRGPETLLRSVTQRKLIQAVNLSNIKKGTTVVPLTAEHLGPGFRAFELIDVQPPRIVIKADNLQERSVPVRAIVDSPLKGGALTVENVSVTPATVVLRGPEAVVEDIANVPLTIMLDPKAAGTTVHQTIPLDTPGMVTANPSSVRVQYTITSGRTVVNRRCKIEVSGENRRAYTVTPDEVNVMVEVPEALAKSSKYLGQLEVSVTPPDLDPGESKNVELRFRLPEGMTLLNPVTDEATVTRKNPAEKKP, from the coding sequence ATGAAATCGTCTGACCCCTCCCGCCGTCCGCCCCACCTGCTGTCGTTTCTGCTTTCCGTCCTCATCGCCGTGGGCATGTGGTACATGGTCAGCGTGCGCGACAGGCTGGAGGCCCAGTTTGAAGTCAACCTGGATTATTACGGCATCCCCGCCAACCTGGTTATTACCGACGGCCTCATCACCAAGGCTACCGTGCGCCTGCGCGGGCCGGAAACCTTGCTGCGCTCCGTTACCCAGCGCAAGCTCATCCAGGCGGTGAACCTTTCCAACATCAAAAAGGGCACCACCGTGGTGCCGCTTACGGCTGAGCACCTGGGCCCCGGCTTCCGCGCCTTTGAGCTCATTGACGTGCAGCCCCCGCGCATCGTCATCAAAGCGGACAATCTGCAGGAGCGCAGCGTGCCCGTGCGGGCCATTGTGGATTCCCCCCTCAAAGGCGGGGCGCTTACTGTGGAAAACGTGAGCGTGACGCCGGCCACCGTGGTGCTGCGCGGGCCCGAGGCCGTGGTGGAGGACATCGCCAACGTGCCCCTGACCATTATGCTGGACCCCAAAGCCGCCGGCACCACTGTGCACCAGACCATCCCGCTGGATACGCCCGGCATGGTCACGGCCAACCCCTCTTCCGTGCGGGTGCAGTACACCATCACCAGCGGCCGTACGGTGGTGAACCGGCGCTGCAAAATTGAAGTTTCCGGCGAGAACCGCCGCGCTTATACCGTTACGCCCGACGAAGTCAACGTTATGGTGGAGGTGCCCGAAGCGCTCGCCAAAAGCAGCAAATATCTCGGCCAGCTGGAGGTCAGCGTCACCCCGCCGGACCTGGACCCCGGAGAGAGCAAAAATGTGGAGCTGCGCTTCCGCCTGCCCGAAGGCATGACCCTGCTCAATCCCGTCACGGACGAAGCGACGGTGACCCGTAAGAACCCCGCCGAGAAAAAACCTTAG